The stretch of DNA GAGCTGGCCAAAATAAATGACATCACAGTACATAGGCAACTTTAATATTAAGCTCAACTAAAACAAACAGCATAATCATACAAATAAAAAGCAGATCCCCCATGCCAAACAAAAGAGGAAACAGACCCATTGAAAAAAATAGATTACAAGAAAATATTAATATTACTAAAACACAAGATTGATTTGATGTACACAAGGTTGCACCCTGTAATTTTATCTTAACAATACAAGAAATTTATGCAGCATTACATAATACATTCCACCTCATACATACCTTGGACATATACAAAGCAATACAAATTCTTCTATTAATTTGACTAGAGCAAAAGAAAACCATAGATAAAATACAGTAAATTAGAAAGAGATTACATTACATCATAGACAGGCATTTTATACAATACAACAAGTTAAAAGAAGGGAACATGTACATATACAGAATATTAAAATGTCATGTGGAGTAGAGGCGAGAAGAAATGGCTTGACAGGGGCACtcaacagtttttttttttttttttgcatgactGGGGGCGATACAGAGGGCACACGATATAAAAGCTGAGTGGCAGCTCGGCCTCTCCATCATCTGACGTCCTCCACGCAAAAAGAGATGGAGAAAACTGGTGGGCACGAACGGGCCGGTCAAACAatcaaacagaaaaaaaatcgAGTGACACACGAATTGGATTTTTACTCAAGTGACGGTTAGGAATTCCGATTTCTTATAGCTAGCAAAATTCGGACGACCAAAAACTTACTAAGCTGAATCTGGTGCATCTAACGAGTAGGCCGAATCTTGGCCCACTCAGCCCACGCTGAAATCTTGCCCCGCTGCAAAGCTCACACGACTCCGAGGAGCTTCAGACTGCATGAGCCCACGGAATACAATTTCAAAATCGCTTGCTCTGAGCAATGATTTTGTATCTGTCACAATTTTTAGACACGTGTATAGAGcagtaaatataattaaaaataactaattatacagtctaactgattagcacgaaatgaatcttttaagcccaattaatccatgattggatattatttatcaaataataacgaaatatgctacggtaccgaaacccaaacttttttcgcgaactaaacacagccttaagCTACCGAACGCTAGCGGTTCCCAGCACAGAGCCGGATTCTCGCCCGTGTCTTGTCTTCGAGCTCGCAGCAACACTCTGCGTCTTCGACAGAGTAGCAGGGCCGCTGGTCTCCAGCTGCGACGTTGCCTGAATGCAAGTGCCGCCACCGCCAAGATGCGGCGGAGACGCACCACCGATCCTCAAGTCCTGAATCTGTCTCACCGATCTTAATTGGGACGTGGTATCGCGATTgaagggaagaaaagaaaaggtaatgCATCCAGTATTTCTGAATAAACTCAATGATAACAGAGATTGAAAATTCACAGTTACAGAAATTTCATTTGATTTTCAGATATCTTACAATACGCCGCTGCAAACAAGCAGGCGTCTGATTTTAACCACGAACCAAGTACTTACATCATTACACAAGCAATCACTAGTTCAGCGAGTTTGTAGAAGTTCGACGGCCACAGTAGCAGGCATCAGCTTCGATTCAGAAACTCCGTCCTCAAGCTCTTGTGTTTCAGAAAGCAACCTCCGATCTGCCTCCGCATCTTCTCTTGAAACCAGCCTCCCCGTGTCTCTGCAACTCCCCATCGGCCATCCTCTTCCTTCCTTGGCATCCATCGTGGtagccggccggcgcggcggggacATCCGTATAGCCGCCACCGTACGGCATGCCGTAGTACATGTACGGATCACACGCCCATGGCGCCGCACCGAAGAAAGGATCGTAGCATGCCGGGCCGAACGGGCTGCCGTAGTAGCCGTACTGCTCGGGATAGCCGGCCTGCGCACCGATTTCCGCTgactccgccgccgtcgtccgctTCATCACTGGCTCgcgcgccgccggagctgcCGCGCTCTTCGACGTCGACGACGCGCTCCCGTCGCTGTGTCCTGAGtccgagccggcggcggccgccgtggcGTGGCTGCTGCCCTCCTGCGAGGCGGCGGCACTATGCTTGCTGCCGGCCGAGCTCTTCCGGTTGTCCGTGCCGACTGATCCGCTGCCAGAGGCACTCGTGGCAAGCAGTTTGGCGATCGTGGCACGCAGCGTCAGGTTGGGGATCAGGTCGGCGGCGCGGGACTGCGCGCCGCCCACGCACCTAGACTTGGCGGCGATCTGGGCCCTGATGCACACGTCGCAGAAGCTGCCGAAGCAGCACCTGGAGGCCACCACCGCGTCCGTCATCACCTTGCTGCAGATTTTGCAGTGGAGCTCCGGCGGGACCCCGTCTTCGGGGATCGGGGCCACCGGCGACGGAGCAGGCAGATTGATTTTGGTCGACGGCGTCCGTCCCAGGTCGTATCTTGGATCGCCATTGGTGGGGCAGTGCTGGATAAAGTGCCCGGGGacagtggcgaagccagcctGACAAGTGACCTAGGGCGGAACAATACCAGTGAAACAGTGCAACGCGCCACGGAAGGCGCGCGTGCAGGCTCGCTGGCCGCCGGTGCCCGGCGCTCCAGGCCTCCGGCCGTTCCGGCGCAGCAGCCAGGGCCGCCGCAACCCACGGCGCCGGCCTCCGGCCGGCTCCGCCCTCcgtccaccggccgccgccccacgcccccccccccccccggctgcCTCCACCTCCGTCCACCAGTCGAGGCAGGCAGCAGGTGGCCAGGAgcgcggccggcgggaggcgccgccgccgagggccgCCCGAGGCAGCCTGCAGCGGTGCACGAGACGGCCGGACGGTCGGACGGGGCGATGGGGCGACGGCCGGATGGGGCGACGGCCGacgggcggccgggcggcgggcgcAAAGGCCAAATGACGAGGCGACGAGCTACGGCAGGCGCAGGCGGGCGGGGCTGGGGGTGTGGTCGCGTCGCGTGGCTAGCTTGGGCTGCTGGCCAAGCGGCCACCAAACCCCACGCAAACCCTAGGCTGCGCTGGGCTGAAGCCTGAAGCGTCCCGCAGCCCAATACTCGGCCCACGAGCCACCAAGTCTCGGCCCAGTACGCGGTTGCCTGTCTTCCTCTCAAATTTCAGCGTCGTCCTCGCTTctggcaagcgccgccgcgattTGCTCCCTTCCCGGCGGCATGGAGCGGCATGGAGAACTGAGGTCTGAGGATATCCTCTACTGCTCGGCCAAGGGGACCTAGGGCGGCCGCCCGGGCTCGCTCTAGtggtggctccgcccctgcccgGGGATACGGCACCTGTGGCAGACGTaccctgccggcggcggcgccctcgcctCGAGTGCGCCATGGTGACCGTAGCGACGCCCTCCTTGAGACCGGTGCTGATCTCCCCACTTGAGCTGCGCGGCGTCGATGACGGCGCTGATGGCCCTTGTCTCCTCGTCCTCGGCGCTCGAAGTCGATGTCACGGCGGAACCCGAGGGTGCGCCATCGCGCGTCGTCaccttgggcggcggcggggacggcgcgACGGTGATGGTCTCGGCGGGGGGGCCGGCGACCCGGCGCACGAGCACCGTTGAGTTGCGCGGGACGAGCGCGCTGCCGTCCGTGTACTCCTCGCCGGTCCGCGCGTCGTGCAGCGCGACGCTCTCCCTCTGCCCGCGGCCGCGCGtccggccgtggccgtggcgggCGGTCCTCAGGATGAGGCTCTTCAGGTCGGCGACGGAGACGGATGGCGCCGGCACGGGCACGGAGAACGTCTCGACGCCGCTCTTGTAGCGGTAGTACACGGCCATCGTCTCGATCGACGGCACGACGCGgagtgcggcggcggggagagcTTCGCACGCTCGCTACGAGCCGCTCGGCGACGTGAGGTTTGGGTGCGGGGGGTTGGTGCCTTCGTGGGATGGCGAGAGATGACGCGGGGTCGCGATATATCGCGGCGGACGGTACCGACTCGGATAGTCGGATTCAATTCTGTGGCACTTGACTCGGACTCGGATTCATCATCAATTATTACTCCCGGCTACCCAGTTCcttttctcccctttttttctgttttctttttcgCCTATTTCTGTTGCTTTGCGCTTTCCGCGGTGTGGTGATTGGGGTTGGTTGCTCCGTGCCTCCGTCCCGTGCTATTCGAtaccctccgtttcaaattactGTGTCCATCCagttttgatagatatattttcATATGCCACAATGACTAAGGACATCAAGTATGtttatcaatctaataaatatccaattttgatagatatattttcatatgccacaatgaccaagggcacCAAGTATGtttatcaatctaataaatgcaacataaattttttatttgtccTCTAATATTTTAACTAGAAATTCCTTGTTACTGGTGTTTTTATTGTCACAGCCCATACCAaagcaaatatagctatcatttgtgaacatttatttttttgaaacatatCAATCAAtattggatggagggagtatacgaCATCCCAAGAATCTTGAAAAGTTAAAACAATCTCGAGTTTGACcaagattatagagagaaatataaaaatttataatatcaaattgatgtactataaaaatataactaataaattAGTTTATATaacaaatattattattttattatataaatttggtcaaatataaaaaattttgactctccaaaattattaaaatatcttataattttttttgaactatGCCAGGAGCACTGGCCCATCATGTAAGACTCGACAATGAGCACCCACGCCGACCGCACGCTCGAACGCAGATGAGGCTGTCCAGCTGTCTGGAACGCGCTTACTGAGCAACTCACTCCCTAACCCacctaaacacacgcacacacacttcTCAGTCTCCACTGGGGATAAACCCCGGCGCAGCACCCGGTCGATCCCGATGGGATTCGAATGCGGGCGGGTGGGTTCCCAGCCGGGCGACCACACCACCGGGCTATCAGCCCGTCTGCAAAatatcttataatttggaaaggaGGGAGTAGATCATAGATGTACACATCCGAATCAACACTGTTTTCTGGATGGGAACATATAGCTGAACCTGAACGGTATAGCAAGCCATTGAGCCAAAGTCTGGAATAGGTCAGGGACATGCAAAATTATATGAGTATGCTCGGTCAGATATTCAGGTTATTAGGATTGTTTGGAGCAGCTAAAATTATTTGCTAAACTTTAGTATCTATTAGCACTCATACCTttgctaatttttttaaattttagttAAACTTTAGTCCACCCTATAAGCACTCATGTGTTGGATAAGTGCTAAAATTTAGTACTTTCACCCATTAGCATTTGGATCCAAACAAGATCATAGTTTTTCAAACTGGACCTGTATTTTTAGTTCTATGTTTCGCTTGTTCCGGAATGAAGAGAGATGGAAACAAAATATAGTGACATTAATTGAGAATGGGGCATTAATTCATAGATGTTATTAAAATCATACGCTACACAATTAAGATCTTGAGCTTTCCTCTATATGGTGACTCCTCGCGGATGATTTTGACTTTGGAGATAATaccaattaaaataattatatatttttttcagcTGATCCATTCTGGGTGTTCAATCTAGACCAAATGCTTGTTGTACCCTTTTCAACACTAGGCTTGCTCTTACTTGCTCTGCCAGTTATGTCGACAAGTTTTCTcactattttttttaacttcGACAACCCTGGAAACCTTCCCCTCCCAATAAGTGGCCAAGCCAGCTAATGAGCCAAAAGGAGGGGTccattcttcctcctcttccttttttctccttctctctcttttctcttccTTCTTATTCCTAAAAAATAATGGGGGGctcaaggtgacctccattgcctaAGAGATAGCAGGGGGGGTTTGTCAGTGTTTTACCATCGGGTTCTccaaggggtatcccgaggggagtggttatgagtagggactcattgagatcagaacgcgatggtgcaaggaacacaaaaatttagacaggttcagac from Panicum virgatum strain AP13 chromosome 9K, P.virgatum_v5, whole genome shotgun sequence encodes:
- the LOC120648146 gene encoding E3 ubiquitin ligase PARAQUAT TOLERANCE 3-like is translated as MAVYYRYKSGVETFSVPVPAPSVSVADLKSLILRTARHGHGRTRGRGQRESVALHDARTGEEYTDGSALVPRNSTVLVRRVAGPPAETITVAPSPPPPKVTTRDGAPSGSAVTSTSSAEDEETRAISAVIDAAQLKWGDQHRSQGGRRYGHHGALEARAPPPAGYVCHRCRVPGHFIQHCPTNGDPRYDLGRTPSTKINLPAPSPVAPIPEDGVPPELHCKICSKVMTDAVVASRCCFGSFCDVCIRAQIAAKSRCVGGAQSRAADLIPNLTLRATIAKLLATSASGSGSVGTDNRKSSAGSKHSAAASQEGSSHATAAAAGSDSGHSDGSASSTSKSAAAPAAREPVMKRTTAAESAEIGAQAGYPEQYGYYGSPFGPACYDPFFGAAPWACDPYMYYGMPYGGGYTDVPAAPAGYHDGCQGRKRMADGELQRHGEAGFKRRCGGRSEVAF